The following coding sequences lie in one Cyanobacterium sp. Dongsha4 genomic window:
- a CDS encoding FkbM family methyltransferase, whose product MENKFISYAQNFEDVLLNRIFREQNTGFYVDIGANHPVYDSVTKAFYERGWRGINIEPVPQYYNLLECDRIEDINLNIGISDEEGELTFYDLVDTGLSTFDQEMAEKLSKEDGFSVEKYTVKVKKLVDICHKYIHQPIDFLKVDVEGWEEKVIYSGDWQNFRPKVIVIEATIPNSPERKNTNISNFLHQYNYHHIYFDGLNDFYVAEEFKHWENLFKTPVNVFDKFTTYPEQEKQKSITQLQTAINSKDEYINCLIMEKQTTSEQMSNLEKMIKTKDEYINNLEEMIKSKEEDNQNLKDDLIKCKQLINEQEKIIKRQYTIHEAEKKDLNHYIQHLQSILSQQQETLKKYNQEHTDIKKDQSLEISNLRKLINDKNAEIEGMKSSKFWKLRKKWFKIKKLINEDAQ is encoded by the coding sequence ATGGAAAATAAATTTATTTCTTACGCTCAAAATTTTGAAGATGTGTTGTTAAATCGTATTTTTAGAGAACAAAATACAGGATTTTATGTTGATATTGGTGCTAATCACCCTGTTTATGATTCTGTAACCAAGGCTTTTTATGAAAGGGGATGGAGAGGAATAAATATTGAACCAGTACCTCAATATTATAATCTGTTAGAGTGCGATCGCATCGAAGATATTAATTTAAACATAGGTATTAGTGATGAAGAAGGAGAATTAACATTTTATGATTTAGTAGATACAGGCTTATCTACATTTGATCAGGAAATGGCAGAAAAATTGTCAAAGGAAGACGGATTTAGTGTAGAAAAATACACGGTTAAAGTAAAAAAATTAGTCGATATTTGTCATAAATATATTCATCAACCTATCGATTTTTTGAAAGTGGACGTAGAAGGGTGGGAAGAAAAAGTAATTTATAGTGGAGACTGGCAAAATTTTCGCCCAAAAGTGATAGTGATAGAAGCTACTATTCCCAATTCTCCAGAAAGAAAAAATACTAATATTTCTAATTTTTTACATCAGTATAATTATCATCATATTTACTTTGATGGTTTAAATGATTTTTATGTAGCTGAAGAATTTAAACATTGGGAAAACTTATTTAAGACTCCTGTTAATGTTTTTGATAAATTTACCACTTATCCCGAACAAGAAAAACAAAAATCTATCACTCAATTACAAACAGCTATTAACTCCAAAGACGAATATATCAATTGTTTAATAATGGAAAAACAAACTACATCAGAACAAATGAGTAATTTAGAAAAAATGATTAAAACTAAAGATGAATATATAAATAACCTAGAAGAAATGATAAAATCCAAAGAAGAAGATAACCAAAATTTAAAAGATGATTTAATAAAATGTAAACAATTAATTAATGAACAAGAGAAGATAATTAAAAGACAATATACAATTCATGAGGCAGAAAAAAAAGACTTAAATCATTATATTCAACATTTGCAAAGCATTTTATCTCAACAACAAGAAACACTGAAAAAATATAATCAAGAACACACTGATATTAAAAAAGATCAATCTTTAGAAATATCTAATTTACGGAAATTAATTAATGATAAGAATGCGGAAATAGAGGGAATGAAAAGTAGTAAATTTTGGAAACTAAGGAAAAAATGGTTCAAAATCAAAAAGCTAATTAATGAAGATGCTCAATAA
- the gatC gene encoding Asp-tRNA(Asn)/Glu-tRNA(Gln) amidotransferase subunit GatC has product MSLSQAEVKKVANLARLHLTEAEEEAFAPQLSAILDYFEQLKELDTENVEPTTRAIDVNNIIREDVQSTYEDRESLLNIAPERDDDFFQVPKILA; this is encoded by the coding sequence ATGAGTTTAAGTCAAGCAGAAGTTAAAAAAGTTGCTAATTTAGCCCGTTTACATTTAACAGAAGCGGAAGAAGAAGCATTTGCACCCCAATTAAGCGCGATTTTAGATTATTTTGAACAGCTAAAAGAATTAGATACGGAAAATGTAGAACCTACCACAAGAGCGATCGATGTTAATAATATTATCCGTGAAGATGTACAATCTACTTATGAAGATCGGGAAAGTTTACTCAATATCGCACCTGAAAGAGATGATGATTTCTTCCAAGTACCTAAAATTCTTGCTTAG
- a CDS encoding (Fe-S)-binding protein → MNITNTPIDTINSEKGFDDHNPPSQNLIDQCVHCGFCLSTCPSYRVIGKEMDSPRGRIYLMNAINQGEAKLDESTSPHFDSCLGCLACVTTCPSGVQYDQLIASVRPQVERNQPRNWWEKILRTLIFNIFPYPARLSIFLPLLWFYQISGLQTLVRKTGIFKFFPRIASMESILPSIKLASINKKYPYTIPPQKEKKYRVGLILGCVQRLFFDPVNEATVRVLTANGCEVVIPPSQGCCGALPAHQGQEKQAQTLAKQMIDSFLDAEVDYIIINAAGCGHTLKEYHHILKDDPEGNCYAARIYEEKAKEFVSKVRDINEFLMETGFNVNLSPVTDDTVKVVYQDACHLLHGQKISLQPRQLLQKIPNLELKEPVDAALCCGSAGVYNLLQPDVANELGEQKVQNLLNTGASIIASPNPGCALQITKHLKLQGKEIKVMHPMELLDHSIRGELIKST, encoded by the coding sequence ATGAACATTACTAATACCCCTATCGATACTATAAACTCTGAAAAAGGATTTGACGACCATAACCCTCCCTCACAAAATTTAATTGATCAATGTGTACATTGTGGTTTTTGTTTATCAACTTGTCCTAGTTATAGAGTTATTGGCAAAGAAATGGACTCTCCGAGAGGAAGAATTTATCTAATGAATGCTATTAATCAGGGAGAAGCAAAATTAGATGAAAGTACAAGTCCTCACTTTGATAGTTGTTTAGGATGTTTAGCTTGTGTTACTACCTGTCCATCTGGGGTACAATATGATCAGTTAATAGCTTCTGTGCGCCCTCAAGTAGAAAGAAATCAACCCCGCAATTGGTGGGAAAAAATCCTTCGCACTCTGATTTTTAATATTTTTCCTTATCCTGCAAGATTAAGCATTTTCTTACCCTTACTGTGGTTTTATCAAATTTCAGGCTTACAGACTTTAGTGAGAAAAACAGGCATATTCAAATTTTTTCCTCGTATTGCTTCTATGGAGTCTATCCTACCGTCCATTAAATTAGCTTCTATCAATAAAAAATATCCTTATACTATCCCCCCTCAAAAAGAGAAAAAATATCGGGTAGGATTGATTCTAGGCTGTGTACAACGGTTATTTTTTGACCCCGTAAATGAAGCGACTGTAAGGGTATTAACAGCAAATGGTTGTGAAGTTGTGATTCCTCCATCTCAAGGATGTTGCGGTGCATTACCTGCCCATCAGGGACAAGAAAAACAAGCCCAAACTCTTGCTAAACAAATGATTGATAGTTTTTTAGATGCTGAAGTTGATTATATTATTATTAATGCCGCAGGGTGTGGTCATACCCTTAAAGAATATCATCATATTTTAAAAGATGATCCCGAAGGGAACTGCTACGCAGCACGCATCTATGAGGAAAAAGCAAAAGAATTTGTCAGCAAAGTCAGAGATATTAATGAATTTTTGATGGAAACAGGCTTTAATGTTAATTTATCACCAGTTACCGATGACACTGTAAAAGTAGTTTATCAAGATGCTTGTCACTTGTTACATGGACAAAAAATTAGCCTACAACCTCGTCAATTATTGCAAAAAATACCTAACCTAGAATTAAAAGAGCCTGTAGATGCGGCTTTATGTTGTGGTAGTGCGGGAGTATATAATCTTTTACAACCTGACGTTGCCAACGAATTAGGAGAACAAAAAGTTCAAAATCTTCTTAATACAGGGGCTAGTATAATTGCTTCTCCAAACCCCGGTTGTGCCTTGCAAATCACAAAACATCTCAAATTACAGGGAAAAGAAATAAAAGTAATGCACCCGATGGAACTTTTAGATCATAGTATTAGAGGGGAGTTAATCAAGAGTACCTAA
- the hemW gene encoding radical SAM family heme chaperone HemW has product MSINSAYLHIPFCRRRCFYCDFPITVLGDNGGNSYSNWQQEYVDFICQEIIITSKCNNQSLDTVFFGGGTPSLLALEGLETILNTLNNCFGINQKAEISLEIDPATFNLEKLKSYKKLGVNRISLGIQAFQDNLLEFSGRTHRVKDIYEGVEWINDAGFENWSLDLISGLPYQTLNDWQDSLEKAIALSPKHISCYDLVLEPTTVFGKKYQEGDNPLPMDEITAQMYCLASEKLGLHFYEHYEISNYAQKGYECRHNQVYWLNQYYYGFGMGAASYFDNIRFTRPRTRQEYFKWVEQLKANQGKIEAITTSKNEQILETLMLGLRLKKGVNLSELKSLFGDYIETKIIDCLKNYIKTNLVIFDTHTLNLSLSDPDGFLYSNQVLTALFRQFDDDEE; this is encoded by the coding sequence ATGAGCATAAATTCTGCCTATTTACATATTCCATTTTGTCGAAGAAGGTGCTTTTACTGTGATTTTCCCATTACTGTTTTAGGGGATAATGGTGGAAATAGTTACTCTAATTGGCAACAAGAATATGTTGATTTTATTTGTCAAGAAATTATTATCACTTCAAAATGTAATAATCAGTCTTTAGATACGGTTTTTTTTGGAGGAGGAACTCCTTCTCTATTAGCATTAGAAGGTTTAGAAACTATTTTAAACACTTTAAATAACTGTTTTGGAATCAATCAAAAAGCAGAAATTTCTTTAGAAATTGACCCCGCAACTTTTAACTTAGAGAAACTAAAAAGTTATAAAAAATTAGGAGTTAATCGTATTAGTTTGGGAATTCAAGCATTTCAAGATAATTTATTAGAGTTTTCTGGTAGAACTCATCGAGTTAAAGATATATATGAAGGGGTAGAATGGATTAATGACGCTGGTTTTGAGAATTGGAGCTTGGATTTAATCTCTGGTTTACCCTATCAAACTTTAAATGATTGGCAGGATTCTCTGGAAAAAGCGATCGCACTTTCGCCAAAACATATTTCTTGTTATGATTTAGTATTAGAACCGACAACCGTATTCGGAAAGAAATATCAAGAGGGAGATAACCCTTTACCAATGGACGAAATAACCGCACAAATGTACTGCCTCGCTTCGGAAAAATTGGGCTTACATTTTTATGAACATTATGAAATTTCTAACTATGCTCAAAAGGGCTATGAATGCCGTCATAATCAAGTTTATTGGTTAAATCAATACTATTATGGTTTTGGTATGGGAGCGGCTAGTTACTTTGACAATATTCGTTTTACTCGCCCTCGCACCCGTCAGGAATATTTTAAATGGGTAGAACAATTAAAAGCAAATCAGGGAAAAATAGAGGCTATAACTACTTCTAAAAATGAGCAAATATTAGAAACTTTAATGTTAGGTTTGAGATTAAAAAAAGGAGTTAATTTATCTGAGTTAAAAAGTCTATTTGGAGACTATATAGAAACAAAAATTATTGATTGTTTAAAGAATTATATTAAGACAAATTTAGTTATTTTTGATACTCACACTCTAAACTTAAGTTTAAGTGATCCTGATGGTTTTTTATATTCAAATCAAGTATTAACTGCTTTGTTTAGACAATTTGATGATGATGAGGAGTAA
- the nuoH gene encoding NADH-quinone oxidoreductase subunit NuoH: MSAGIDLQGSFITSLTDLGLPPELAKTLWIPLPLGLMIIGATVGVLVSVWLERKISAAAQQRIGPEYAGPLGVLQPVADGIKLVFKEDIIPSKADGLLFTLGPAIVVIPVFLSYLIVPFGQNLVITDLNMGIFIWISLSSIAPIGLLMSGYASNNKYSLLGGLRAAAQSISYEIPLALAVLAIAMMSNSLSTIDIVEQQSGYGILGWNIWRQPVGFLIFWIAALAECERLPFDLPEAEEELVAGYQTEYAGMKFGLFYVGSYVNLVLSALVFAVLYLGGWEFPIPLNNLANWLGVSENTPWLQVITASLGITMMVLKAYFLVFIAILLRWTVPRVRIDQLLDLGWKFLLPVALVNLLLTAALKLAFPVAFGG; this comes from the coding sequence ATGAGTGCAGGAATTGATTTACAAGGAAGTTTTATTACTTCTCTGACGGATTTGGGATTACCCCCAGAATTAGCAAAAACGCTCTGGATTCCTTTACCTTTGGGTTTAATGATTATTGGTGCAACGGTGGGGGTATTAGTTAGTGTATGGTTAGAAAGAAAAATCTCTGCGGCTGCCCAACAAAGAATTGGTCCTGAATATGCAGGTCCTTTGGGGGTTTTACAACCTGTGGCTGACGGGATTAAATTAGTGTTTAAAGAAGATATTATCCCTTCTAAGGCTGATGGTTTACTCTTTACTCTTGGCCCCGCTATCGTTGTTATACCCGTATTCTTATCCTATTTAATCGTACCCTTTGGACAAAATTTAGTTATCACTGACCTCAATATGGGTATTTTTATTTGGATTTCTTTATCTAGTATTGCCCCTATTGGTTTACTGATGTCGGGTTATGCTTCCAATAATAAATACTCTCTACTTGGTGGTTTAAGGGCGGCGGCTCAATCTATTAGTTATGAAATACCTCTTGCTTTAGCTGTACTTGCGATCGCAATGATGTCTAATAGTTTAAGTACTATTGATATTGTGGAACAACAATCAGGCTATGGTATTTTAGGTTGGAATATTTGGCGTCAACCTGTGGGTTTTTTAATTTTTTGGATTGCCGCTTTAGCTGAATGTGAGCGTTTACCTTTCGATTTACCTGAAGCTGAGGAAGAGTTAGTCGCAGGTTATCAAACTGAATATGCAGGAATGAAATTTGGTTTATTCTATGTTGGTTCTTATGTCAACTTAGTTTTATCTGCTCTTGTGTTTGCTGTTTTATACCTCGGTGGTTGGGAATTTCCTATTCCTCTCAATAATCTAGCTAATTGGTTAGGTGTGAGTGAAAATACCCCTTGGTTACAGGTAATTACTGCTTCTTTAGGCATCACCATGATGGTGTTAAAGGCTTATTTCCTCGTATTTATCGCTATTTTACTACGTTGGACTGTACCTAGAGTAAGAATTGACCAGTTATTAGATTTAGGCTGGAAATTTTTGCTTCCTGTTGCTTTAGTTAATCTTTTACTGACTGCGGCTTTAAAGTTAGCTTTTCCCGTTGCTTTTGGTGGATAA
- a CDS encoding iron-containing alcohol dehydrogenase family protein, whose product MSKSKSISIEVGQIFSLQVAPGNIIKGENSLSNSGNAIASFGQMPLVVGGEKTIKLIETYLEPICKKFNLKPRYASYFPDCSETSLKRLEKAVKTHEADFIIGVGGGKSLDSAKLLAHNCHLPVITIPTSGATCAAWTALSNIYSESGAFQYDVSLRHCPNLLILDYNIIASAPKYTLIAGIGDAIAKWYEASVSSGNSTATLTIAAVQQARVLRDILLQKAETALQNPLSETWKEVVDATVLLAGVSGGLGGANCRTVAAHAVHNGLTHLEATHGKLHGAKVAYGILVQLRLEETIANNQLAKTARQQLIKFYQSIGLPTTLEDLGLTNITLSQLRQCAEITCKPESDIHRLPFNVTPDILLSAMVSTMA is encoded by the coding sequence ATGTCGAAATCAAAATCAATTAGCATTGAAGTTGGTCAAATTTTTAGCTTACAGGTTGCACCGGGAAATATTATTAAAGGAGAAAATAGTCTCAGTAATAGTGGAAATGCGATCGCATCTTTTGGTCAAATGCCCTTAGTGGTGGGAGGAGAGAAAACTATAAAATTAATTGAAACTTATCTTGAACCTATTTGTAAGAAATTTAATTTAAAACCTCGTTACGCCAGTTATTTTCCCGATTGTAGTGAAACATCTTTAAAACGTCTCGAAAAGGCAGTCAAAACCCATGAAGCCGATTTCATTATCGGTGTGGGGGGTGGAAAATCCCTTGATAGTGCAAAATTATTAGCTCACAATTGCCATTTACCAGTAATTACTATTCCTACCTCTGGGGCTACTTGTGCCGCTTGGACTGCTTTAAGTAATATTTACTCAGAATCGGGAGCTTTTCAATATGATGTGAGTTTGCGTCATTGTCCTAATTTACTTATTCTCGATTACAATATTATTGCTTCTGCTCCTAAATATACTCTGATAGCGGGAATCGGAGATGCGATCGCAAAATGGTATGAAGCTTCCGTCAGTAGCGGAAACTCTACAGCAACCTTAACCATTGCCGCCGTACAACAAGCAAGAGTATTGAGAGATATTTTACTCCAGAAAGCCGAAACTGCTCTACAAAATCCCCTCAGTGAAACTTGGAAAGAAGTAGTTGACGCAACAGTATTACTTGCAGGAGTAAGCGGAGGTTTGGGAGGTGCAAATTGTCGAACCGTTGCCGCCCATGCCGTGCATAATGGTTTAACCCACTTAGAAGCAACTCACGGCAAATTACACGGTGCAAAAGTGGCTTATGGTATTCTCGTGCAATTGAGATTAGAAGAAACCATCGCTAATAATCAACTTGCCAAAACTGCCAGACAACAATTAATCAAGTTTTATCAGTCTATCGGTTTACCCACCACCTTAGAAGATTTAGGCTTAACAAATATTACCTTAAGTCAACTGCGTCAATGTGCTGAAATTACTTGTAAACCAGAATCAGATATTCACCGTTTACCTTTTAATGTGACTCCCGATATTTTACTCAGTGCAATGGTTTCAACAATGGCATAA
- a CDS encoding photosystem I assembly protein Ycf3, which yields MPRSQRNDNFIDKTFTVMADIILKVLPIDSKAKEAFVYYRDGMSAQAEGEYAEALENYEEALKLEEDPNDRSEILYNMGLIHASNGKLEEALGYYHQSLDLNPRKPSALNNIAVIYHHLGEKSKQAGNENEAESLFDKAAEYWKQAIRLSPNSYLEAQNWLKTTGRSEIDVFF from the coding sequence ATGCCTAGATCTCAGAGAAACGATAACTTTATCGATAAAACTTTCACCGTCATGGCGGATATAATTCTTAAAGTCCTCCCCATTGACTCAAAAGCAAAAGAAGCCTTTGTTTATTATCGTGATGGTATGTCAGCCCAAGCAGAAGGGGAATATGCAGAGGCTTTAGAAAACTATGAAGAAGCCTTAAAACTAGAAGAAGATCCTAATGATCGCAGTGAGATACTATATAATATGGGTTTAATCCATGCTAGTAACGGAAAACTAGAAGAAGCATTAGGATACTATCACCAGTCTTTAGACTTAAATCCCCGCAAACCTTCGGCTTTGAATAATATTGCCGTGATTTATCATCATTTAGGCGAAAAATCAAAACAAGCGGGAAATGAAAACGAGGCAGAAAGTTTATTTGATAAAGCCGCAGAATATTGGAAACAGGCTATCCGTTTATCTCCTAATAGTTATTTAGAGGCTCAAAACTGGTTGAAAACCACTGGGCGCTCAGAAATTGATGTCTTTTTCTAG
- a CDS encoding glycosyltransferase translates to MSNIQKVDNISVNDNLTNKKRAIFTICSNNYLPYARILFHSLQKYHPSDQIYLCLADKKDPLFPLEIDNINIIEGEELNIPNFYDFAFRYDIMEFNTALKPYMMQLLIEKYNFDQVVYLDPDIELYAPLDSVFSALDNGSDFVITPHITKPSEGEGYPGDIGVMQAGIYNLGFIAVSNSCQVIEFLHWWGRKLRFHCLSEQEKGIFVDQKFVDLLPAFHDKVTILKDTNVNVAYWNLEQRKLEKNNNNWFVDNNPLVFFHYSGIDVKNNKRLSKYTHTFNGNLSPELQELVDNYILKLKHYSFANKFKPKYYYSYFNNGSFIPSIFRKFYRKLSDFWCDNPFENFAEYLKDFNNPLNNNHHIFITNLMYFLWEFRDDLKFAFNLNTDQGRVKYIQWFIENAEINLFDDYFIEPIINILHQQLSHYKSTSQEIIKSKSPVNIIGYLKTETGVGQAARMVIKSFDAVTFPVRGFHVDNNYTRQQDQQVSQFLVNQINSPIHIYKVNADQLEIVKNQVKQKSNKPIFTINMPAWELSRFPTEWVKNYDDIDEVWVESQFVQFSLQSKLNIPVICMPPAINITKFTRVDRSFFNLPKDSFLFHFNFDFSSFSSRKNPQAVIDAYRLAFRNKKLDIPTALVIKTRGYDPDKKNYQKLLEMIDGEEDIIVINDYLSHSDVMALMDCCDCYVSLHCSEGFGYTMAEAMLLKKPVIATNYSGNCDFINSSTGFPVDYQLVSLNANDYPFAQGQKWAKADIYHASWLMQKVVENLSETEKIARAGQLKIQTDYSPISAGKRYLHRLQTLGLIK, encoded by the coding sequence ATGAGCAATATTCAAAAGGTAGATAATATCTCGGTTAATGATAATTTAACTAATAAAAAAAGAGCAATCTTTACTATCTGCTCTAATAATTATTTACCATATGCTAGAATTTTGTTTCACTCATTACAAAAATATCATCCTTCAGACCAAATATATCTTTGTCTTGCGGATAAAAAAGACCCCTTATTTCCCCTAGAGATAGATAATATTAATATTATTGAAGGAGAAGAATTAAATATTCCCAATTTTTATGATTTTGCTTTTCGCTACGACATAATGGAGTTTAATACTGCTCTCAAACCATATATGATGCAGTTATTGATAGAAAAATATAATTTTGATCAGGTAGTTTATTTAGATCCAGATATAGAATTATACGCTCCTTTAGATTCTGTTTTTTCAGCTTTAGATAATGGCAGTGATTTTGTAATTACCCCCCATATAACTAAACCTTCAGAAGGAGAAGGCTATCCCGGAGATATTGGAGTCATGCAAGCAGGTATTTATAACTTGGGTTTTATTGCTGTCAGTAATAGTTGTCAAGTAATTGAATTTTTACACTGGTGGGGTAGAAAATTGCGTTTTCATTGTTTAAGTGAGCAAGAAAAAGGGATTTTTGTAGATCAAAAATTTGTTGATTTATTACCAGCTTTTCATGATAAAGTGACCATTCTTAAAGATACAAATGTTAATGTTGCTTATTGGAATTTAGAACAAAGAAAATTAGAGAAAAATAATAATAATTGGTTTGTTGATAATAACCCTTTAGTCTTTTTTCACTACAGTGGTATTGATGTGAAAAATAATAAAAGATTATCTAAATATACCCATACTTTTAATGGAAATCTTAGCCCAGAACTACAAGAATTAGTTGACAACTATATACTCAAATTAAAACACTATAGTTTTGCCAATAAATTTAAACCAAAATATTATTATAGCTATTTTAATAATGGTTCTTTTATCCCAAGTATTTTTAGAAAATTTTATAGAAAATTAAGTGATTTCTGGTGTGATAATCCTTTTGAAAATTTTGCTGAATACTTAAAAGATTTTAATAATCCTCTTAACAATAATCATCATATTTTTATAACCAATTTAATGTATTTTTTATGGGAATTTAGAGATGATCTTAAATTTGCATTTAATTTAAACACTGATCAAGGAAGGGTTAAATATATTCAATGGTTTATAGAAAATGCAGAAATTAATCTATTTGATGACTATTTTATTGAACCAATAATTAATATTTTGCACCAGCAACTTTCCCATTATAAATCAACTTCTCAAGAAATTATAAAAAGTAAATCACCTGTTAACATTATTGGTTATTTAAAGACAGAAACAGGGGTTGGACAAGCGGCAAGAATGGTAATTAAAAGTTTTGATGCTGTTACTTTTCCAGTGAGAGGTTTTCATGTTGATAATAACTATACTCGCCAACAAGATCAACAAGTTAGTCAATTTTTGGTAAATCAAATTAACTCTCCTATACATATCTACAAAGTTAACGCAGATCAGTTAGAAATTGTCAAAAATCAGGTAAAACAAAAAAGTAATAAACCTATTTTTACTATTAATATGCCAGCATGGGAATTAAGTAGATTTCCCACAGAATGGGTAAAAAATTATGACGATATTGACGAGGTTTGGGTAGAATCACAATTTGTTCAATTCTCTCTACAGTCTAAATTAAATATTCCTGTTATTTGTATGCCACCAGCCATCAACATAACTAAGTTTACAAGAGTAGATAGAAGTTTCTTTAACCTACCGAAAGATTCCTTCTTATTTCATTTTAACTTCGATTTTTCCTCTTTTTCTAGTCGAAAGAATCCTCAAGCAGTAATTGACGCTTATCGTCTTGCTTTTCGTAATAAAAAACTAGATATTCCTACTGCTTTAGTGATAAAAACTAGGGGTTATGATCCAGACAAAAAAAATTATCAAAAACTCTTAGAAATGATTGATGGGGAAGAAGATATTATTGTCATTAATGACTATTTAAGTCATAGTGATGTTATGGCATTGATGGATTGCTGTGATTGTTATGTTTCCTTACATTGTTCGGAGGGATTTGGTTATACAATGGCGGAGGCAATGTTGTTGAAAAAACCTGTTATTGCGACTAATTATTCGGGAAATTGTGATTTTATTAATAGCTCTACTGGTTTTCCTGTTGACTATCAATTAGTCTCTTTAAATGCTAATGATTATCCTTTTGCACAAGGACAAAAATGGGCTAAAGCAGATATATATCATGCTAGTTGGTTGATGCAAAAAGTAGTGGAAAATTTATCTGAAACTGAAAAAATTGCTAGGGCTGGACAATTAAAAATTCAAACGGATTATTCTCCCATAAGTGCAGGAAAAAGATATTTACATCGTTTACAAACTTTGGGTTTAATCAAATAG
- a CDS encoding NAD(P)H-dependent oxidoreductase, whose product MKISIIVASNNKNLELAHQLNKIAIEMGQQTQIIDLIEEDLPLYTPKIQAQSGIPDKIQSLSQTLIKTEGMIFVAPEYNGGIPPILTNAIAWLSVSGDDWRRCFNSKPAMIATHSGGGGQYVLLAMRSQLSYIGMNVVGRQIITNYQKSLNLDSAREVISQLVAMKIN is encoded by the coding sequence ATGAAAATATCAATTATTGTTGCTAGTAATAATAAAAATTTAGAGTTAGCCCATCAACTTAATAAAATTGCCATAGAAATGGGTCAACAAACTCAAATCATTGATTTAATTGAAGAAGATTTGCCTTTATATACCCCTAAAATTCAGGCTCAATCGGGTATTCCAGATAAAATACAATCACTATCTCAAACTCTGATTAAGACTGAGGGAATGATTTTTGTCGCTCCTGAATATAATGGTGGTATCCCCCCCATTCTCACAAATGCGATCGCATGGTTGAGTGTTAGTGGTGATGATTGGCGTAGATGTTTTAACAGTAAACCTGCCATGATTGCTACCCATAGCGGTGGTGGTGGACAGTATGTATTATTGGCGATGCGATCGCAACTTTCCTATATTGGTATGAATGTGGTAGGAAGACAAATTATTACTAACTATCAAAAATCTTTGAATTTAGATTCTGCCCGAGAGGTTATTTCTCAGTTAGTTGCCATGAAAATAAATTAA